Proteins encoded in a region of the Desulfovibrio sp. JC010 genome:
- the traI gene encoding TraI/MobA(P) family conjugative relaxase, protein MISRRVACKPQNDNYRRLAQYIADAKHKGEKSLMSWCAGCWAGDDYELAIQEVLDTQDLNKRTRKEKTYHLIVSFRPEDESVLTPEKFKEIEQEFSKVLGLEEHQRHCGVHENTNNLHMHIAYNMIHPEKLTRHDPYRDFHKRDRLHRYLEQKFGLKSDNGRQKELQPKRNNDRAATYEAHSGQQSFDSYVKERKDFILESLRSAHGWQEFHKSLAQIGVEVRLRGNGCIIKDRHSKTAIKASRLDRDFSKPKLEALLGHYQKPVGFMVNEKDRYVARPQHKQRGELYAEYKTAVAKRKKVYEALREEEDGRWKQINSDWDAKVKAIRKDNKLRPKDRSRLIAMATSRKTAAMEVLKRDMAEKRAELRQQTPFNRWNDFLKWKAENGDETALQILRSKKEPIHSTPSPEFAGTASNVSDLKIKQSQFKSDSSLAWKDKRRLLSISKMLQLQAEEAKRVNDPNQRSLDQMTWRVDSSGNILYTLKSGAMVKDNGDKIFFSVNDSGARQVAQDFARVMFGRKAVVSSNMIERGRGLSPSLGSLI, encoded by the coding sequence ATGATTAGCCGCAGGGTTGCCTGTAAGCCGCAAAATGACAATTACCGGAGGCTGGCCCAATATATTGCTGATGCCAAGCACAAGGGCGAAAAGAGCCTTATGTCATGGTGTGCTGGTTGCTGGGCCGGTGATGATTACGAGTTGGCGATTCAGGAAGTGCTCGATACTCAGGATCTGAATAAACGAACCCGTAAGGAAAAGACCTATCACTTGATCGTGTCCTTCAGGCCGGAAGATGAGTCCGTCCTTACGCCTGAAAAATTTAAAGAGATTGAGCAGGAGTTTTCCAAGGTTTTAGGTCTTGAGGAACACCAGCGGCATTGTGGAGTGCATGAGAATACCAACAACCTGCATATGCACATCGCATACAACATGATTCACCCGGAGAAGCTGACCCGACATGACCCTTACCGGGATTTTCATAAGCGAGACCGGCTGCACCGTTATCTGGAACAAAAGTTTGGTCTGAAATCCGATAACGGCAGGCAAAAAGAATTGCAGCCCAAACGAAATAATGACCGTGCGGCTACTTATGAAGCCCATTCCGGCCAGCAGTCCTTTGATTCATATGTAAAGGAGCGCAAGGATTTTATTTTGGAGTCCTTGCGCTCTGCGCATGGGTGGCAGGAGTTTCATAAGTCATTGGCACAGATCGGTGTCGAGGTCCGGCTGCGCGGGAACGGCTGTATCATCAAAGACAGACATTCCAAAACGGCCATCAAGGCCAGCCGACTTGATCGTGATTTTAGTAAGCCCAAGCTTGAAGCCCTACTCGGCCACTATCAAAAGCCTGTAGGGTTCATGGTGAATGAAAAAGATAGGTACGTAGCCCGTCCTCAGCATAAACAGCGGGGTGAGCTTTATGCTGAGTACAAGACCGCTGTAGCCAAGAGGAAAAAGGTTTATGAGGCTTTGCGCGAAGAAGAGGATGGCCGCTGGAAGCAGATTAATTCTGATTGGGATGCCAAGGTCAAGGCCATAAGAAAAGACAACAAGCTGAGGCCCAAAGACCGAAGCCGGTTGATTGCTATGGCTACCAGTAGGAAAACGGCGGCTATGGAAGTTTTAAAAAGAGACATGGCTGAAAAACGTGCGGAGTTGCGCCAGCAAACACCTTTCAATCGTTGGAATGATTTTTTGAAATGGAAGGCTGAAAATGGTGATGAAACAGCTTTGCAGATTTTACGGTCAAAGAAGGAGCCGATTCATAGCACCCCCTCACCTGAATTTGCTGGCACGGCATCAAACGTTTCAGACCTGAAGATCAAGCAGAGCCAATTCAAATCAGATTCAAGCCTCGCTTGGAAAGACAAACGCAGGCTGCTGTCCATTTCCAAAATGCTCCAGTTGCAGGCAGAAGAGGCCAAGCGCGTAAACGATCCTAATCAACGTAGTCTGGATCAAATGACTTGGCGTGTGGATTCGTCTGGAAATATCCTCTACACGCTCAAGAGTGGAGCCATGGTTAAGGACAATGGCGATAAGATTTTCTTCAGCGTGAATGATTCAGGAGCAAGGCAGGTGGCGCAGGATTTTGCACGGGTAATGTTTGGGAGGAAGGCTGTTGTTTCAAGTAATATGATCGAGCGGGGGAGGGGATTGTCCCCCAGTCTGGGAAGTTTAATATAA
- a CDS encoding conjugal transfer protein TraJ: protein MPSKKQIIKVYVSIEEYEQIYASAEQCSLSLSAFAKAVCLGHEIKSSTDQQVRRELLKLNGDQGRLGGLLKMLILDDDDNRNAAEKLLKEIGQIQKEIVQKVRSI from the coding sequence GTGCCCAGTAAAAAACAAATCATTAAAGTCTACGTTTCCATAGAGGAATATGAGCAAATCTATGCAAGCGCAGAACAGTGCAGTTTGTCGCTGTCTGCTTTTGCCAAGGCCGTATGTCTGGGGCACGAAATTAAGAGCAGCACTGATCAGCAAGTCCGCCGGGAGCTTTTGAAACTTAATGGAGATCAGGGCCGTCTGGGTGGGCTATTGAAGATGCTGATTCTCGATGATGACGATAACCGAAATGCAGCCGAGAAACTGCTCAAAGAAATCGGTCAGATTCAAAAAGAGATAGTTCAGAAGGTGAGATCTATATGA
- a CDS encoding AHH domain-containing protein, with translation MAVFILLLTGCGTVENSNADVLSVHEKIAKSFASAANNTANIKINSISRGLGRTYGGSSDVLRRRIGCDFMRNYAAHHIIPLQLRNHRALRKIGMDMDEEANGIALPTKPGVDPILPLHRGGHPLYTAAVKNELDKIPPNASAAKTRELVSKIQSNFRERLEEGEPLHEKYGAKDPWY, from the coding sequence ATGGCGGTTTTCATACTGCTTTTGACTGGCTGCGGCACAGTTGAAAATTCAAATGCAGATGTCCTATCGGTACATGAAAAGATAGCTAAATCGTTTGCTTCAGCAGCTAACAATACGGCGAATATTAAAATAAATTCGATAAGCCGAGGTCTAGGTAGAACCTATGGAGGATCGAGTGATGTTTTAAGGCGTAGGATTGGCTGCGATTTTATGAGAAACTATGCTGCACACCACATTATTCCCCTTCAGCTAAGAAACCATAGGGCACTAAGAAAAATTGGGATGGATATGGATGAAGAAGCAAACGGTATTGCTCTGCCAACTAAACCGGGGGTTGATCCAATTTTGCCTCTTCATCGAGGCGGGCATCCATTATACACTGCCGCTGTAAAGAATGAGCTTGATAAAATTCCTCCAAATGCTTCTGCGGCTAAAACAAGAGAACTAGTATCGAAGATTCAGTCCAATTTCCGTGAACGGCTTGAAGAAGGGGAGCCATTGCATGAAAAATATGGAGCAAAAGACCCATGGTACTAA
- a CDS encoding helix-turn-helix domain-containing protein gives MAEISILVGKRIRELRKKKGLTQAQLGSEADINDKYISEIERGSSKLTVNALNKIALALKVSAKDILDFDTIKPTRKELEEDLAWMIGKTSDEQIIFLHKLVTEILK, from the coding sequence ATGGCTGAAATTTCGATATTAGTTGGCAAAAGGATACGAGAGCTACGTAAGAAAAAAGGGCTGACTCAAGCCCAATTAGGCAGTGAAGCTGATATAAATGATAAATATATCAGCGAAATAGAAAGAGGTTCGAGCAAGCTTACTGTGAATGCTTTAAATAAGATTGCCCTTGCTCTGAAAGTATCTGCCAAAGACATTCTGGACTTCGACACAATCAAACCGACGCGCAAAGAACTCGAAGAAGATTTGGCGTGGATGATCGGGAAAACAAGCGATGAACAAATTATATTTCTTCATAAGCTTGTTACTGAGATATTGAAATAA